Proteins co-encoded in one Salarias fasciatus chromosome 4, fSalaFa1.1, whole genome shotgun sequence genomic window:
- the LOC115387729 gene encoding protein FAM104A: MLTESRKRQRSAGDEESGHLVPQAKRPSGTHPLSPEPGRDAWDSESSNSESSSSLSSPEHAAGSCSSQCAAGPCSPLSSGYSSEAAGPTDPITYLHINRILKEAHFQSLQSRAQLRDT; encoded by the exons ATGTTGACTGAAAGCAG GAAACGACAGCGCAGTGCTGGTGATGAGGAGAGCGGCCACCTGGTGCCCCAAGCCAAGAGGCCAAGCGGCACGCATCCTCTCTCTCCTGAACCAGGCAGGGATGCCTGGGACTCTGAG TCGTCCAAcagtgagagcagcagcagcctcagcagccccGAGCATGCAGccgggagctgcagcagccagtgCGCCGCGGGTCCCTGCAGCCCGCTCAGCTCCGGCTACTCCTCGGAGGCGGCTGGACCCACGGACCCCATCACGTACCTGCACATCAACCGCATCCTGAAGGAGGCCCACTTCCAGAGCCTGCAGAGCCGAGCCCAGCTCAGAGACACATGA